In Cicer arietinum cultivar CDC Frontier isolate Library 1 chromosome 7, Cicar.CDCFrontier_v2.0, whole genome shotgun sequence, the genomic window ATTACAAAATCATAATAGGACAAAAGTGATATTATTGATTTATCTTATCGTATCGGTCTAtcgaaaatatttgattaaaatagaatgtaattgtttgttttatttatcaattttattcaCAAGCTACAAATTGTAGCTTTGAAAGAAATGCATGACACATTTTGGTTTGCTGCTAAAACAAACACATACTAAGagaatttgtaattttatttaaaaattaaatatatttttagtctatataaatataacaaatattgatattaattctaaaaaaaattctttaaatttttgcCTACAACTTTTTCCTTTACTAGTTTTAGTCCTTACTATTAACTTTCCACCTAGATGGCACAACACTTGTCACATGGCATTTTTGGACTCAACCAAATAATTGAGGGTAAATTATTCGAGTTCTAGTAGGGGAATGAGATTTCATGGGTTAAAACAAAACCCAAGGAACTGATCAGCTTCCAACGTCTTCTTTAGAATGGTGAAACTCATGATGATAATTTTGAAACACAAAGAAATAAATGTAAATGACTAAGATTAAGTACATATTATCAAGACTCTTTATATCTTGAATCATCTTCATATATATGGAGAAAAtagataatttgatatattaaagACCATAGTCTATATAAATGATGAGAATCAATTAGGACATAACACAACAATATTTAAGACCATAATCTGTATGATAGTTTCACTAGTAGAAATTTAcctttttaagtcggttaaaatgtacattttaagtcagttccgtgtctgagttaacagcaaacgatTTAATAAACACGTtatttttaagtcggttaagttgaactgacttaacagagcttcgtccttttaagtcggttcaacttaaccgacttaaacattcatgtttattaagtcgtttgctgttaactcggACACGgaagtcggttaaaatgtacattttaaccgacttaacagagcttcgtccttttaagtcggttcaacttaaccgacttaaacattaTAAATTCAGTTCAACAAGTcatctttttaagtcggttcttTTGATCAACAGACTTAATAGATAgagttaaaatatatattttttttataataattttatcattttttttatgctcTTACTCCATACAtacataaatacaatatttcgtattaaattttaaattaaaattttgtactTTTAACCACAATTTTATATAGCTATATAATAGCCAAAATATACCGTAATAGAAGttcatataaaatatagagTACAAAGAATGTCTATCATTTCTGATTATTCTTGGCAAGACAAAAAATCATTTAGAtgtcaattaataaaattacaaaatcacatTTAGCAATATTCAATAGATATATATTCAAGCAccgtcattttcttcaattaattccaaaataaaatccaCACAACGTTCTTGaacttctttaatttgatcCGGATAAAATGATCTCGAGTCGTCAAatatctggaaaaaaaaaacccaatcaataacaacatataattttttatcatatgaacatacaaaaacacaatcaataacaacttttaagaaatttacgTACTTGCATCCATGAATCAACAATACCAGCTGTTAtaatgttcaacatatgtaacatGACATAATAGCCACACTTATAATTTGAAGCTTGTCTTTGActctaaaattgaaataaaaaaaatgttaaatgcataaaatttttataatattataaataaagtttttatttttaaacaacttACTATAGGAAAACTCCATGTTATCTTCGATTTAACTCTTAAACCTAGCAACTTATAATAACCTTCGAAAactctacaaaataaaaataattattgaaattgtgttataaaatatattacaatatttatgaacaatataaataaattaaatacttgCAAATCAACAATctgacatatttttttatctggCTTCCTTTCCAATGAACATATAAAGACTATATTGTGCTCCTTAGGATTGATAATAAGCAATTGCCAATGACGACTACGATAcacaattaaatatatgttatattcaATTTTCTCTATTATAAACGATGACTATAACagaaaatacttattttatgagATAAGGTGCTAGGTAACAAGTTCTTTTTTCCTCGTACAACTTCTTTTGAATGTGGACTTGAGCATTAGTTGAATCATTTtcactttggatgaaacatggATCAATGAATCCATACACTTCACTATTTCCTAAGTCAATACAACGACGATATAGATACCTAAGATATGAAacttaattttcattataaatgaaattcataatttgacaaaatttacaaatttacaaataaaacataCTTACGTTAGCCAAACTTGTAAAATGGTGATGCATATCTCTTCTTTACCCATACACAAATCTATAACATCTTTCaatggaaggaaaaaaaaactagttcCACCATGTTCCAACTTAAATTCTAAAGGCTTTGACGTTTTCATTGTCATTACCATCAATTGTTCAACAGAATTTAGTTGAAAGTTTTGTCTTTTTGGTGGAATATCATTTTTCTTTGATACCTCAACAGTCTAAaccattaaaatattatattagccAACATAATTCACCAAGTATTACTTTCAGATTTAATTGATAACATACTACATTTGTAAAGTTTACACTTTTTCTGCCTTTCTATCTAAAATGCTATTGTTatggtatattttttaattattttgttgaagagtACCTTATCTGCCTTTATACATAAAATGGTATTGTTATTGTATAGTTTTTAATTGTTTCGTTAAAGAGTATCTTATTTGTGTATAGTTTTTAATTGTTTCGTTAAAGAGTATCTTATCTGCCTTTCTACGTagaatattattgttattgtatatttttttaattgttttattgaaCAGTGTTTTTCagccaaaaaataaaagagcaaACTTAATTGATTTAGATTAAACAAAAGAACGTTGCAATCCCTCCGTTCTAAAACAAACTCACCCTAAAAATATTCATGTCTAATGtctttaatacataaaataaaatattacatttataAGTTTACACCTTACTATCTATATGCTTTCTATATAAAATACTACTGTTTTGCTccacacaaattttaaaaaataaaatttctaaaaaatgaaatatgtaatttaatttgagaaTCAAACCTGTCTTAATGAATTGATGAAATGATGACGATAAAACGGCAACGTTTGTAAAGTCGAATCCAAGTTGTAGGTGCTTCACGATACATAGGTTAGGAATGGAAGGAAGAGGTTTAGAGCGCAGATGTTATGGGAGCGGAAGATAAAACGCTAAATACAcggcatttttatttttttttaacctgCCTTAAATCGGTTATCAATATAACcacattaaatatttacaaaattgccaccgCCTTATTTATTAAATGACATAATACCGCCTCATTTTACATTTTATCCTTAATTCGGTTATCAATATACCCGCGTTAAACAaatgttaaatatttacaaatgccaccgcctcattttattaaatggcataaatatttataaaattgtcacCACCTCATTCTAAATGACGTTTTATCCTTAAGTCGGTTGTCTATATAACGCATTaaacaagttttaaatatttacaaaattgccacagcctcattttattaaatgacaTTTTATCTTTACGTCGGTTATCAATATAACcgcataaattttaaatatttacaaaattgtcacggtttcattttattaagtggtttatttacaaaattgtcaccgCTTCATTTTATTAAGTGGTTTACCAATTAAAATGATTTAGCCACGTGGAATATGATGGAATATATTAACCGACTTAAATCTGCtgaattaaaaactcaattttctactagtgtttaattaattatgtgattaaaaatctaattatacttattatttaatttaatcactaatcaattaagatttataattgataaatagtGAAAAAAGGAAATTACTTAACcaatttatatttctcttgtaaacagaaaattgtttaagcatcaaacttttgagaaaaaaaaaattaagaactaaaatcaaagtttgatatattcaaaagaataaaaaaatctattttgcGCGCTAGTGATATCCTCTGCACATTttctttaacataaaaaaatctatttagcCCTATATAAATAgccttataattttatttacaaaaatatctcaatattgttaaaaacaagtaaaattaatatCCTTTGCAACAAATAAATAATGGAAGGCACTCATTCTAATcaaattttgttaaataattgGTTGTTTGCTTTTACTATAGCATCGCAAAATCGATTTCAAGTGGTTATACTTGTTAGGGTTAAAATCTTCGTCACAAGCCACCAAGAAGCAAATATCAGTTAGAAGTTGTTGCACCACCCACGGCAGATACCACcacatattcatatttttatccaatgatCTTGAAATTgaacctatatatatatttcaacacTTACATTGATTTAATAATAGATTTTCAAGTAGGAGAACCCTGATCCGGAGCAGGGCCGACCCAACACGTTATGAGGCCTAAAACGAAATTacgctttttcaaattttaataaacaaattattaatattttatttaataattatatatatatatatatattttttaacaaaattaacgacattttcaaatctattttctctatatttttcaaagaatgaaataaaataagacatttcaacgGTTTTACGGCAATATCAGGAACTCGTGTaaaattttccatattttagttgaagaagaaaataatatatatatattgtaccACTCCAGCAACTCATGTTAATAATATGTTCATTATTTGTCTCATtgatcttttaatttataactagTATTTCTCATATGAATGATGCACTCACTTTTTATCTCatgattattcaatttataattaatatttttctcatctctactGTCTTAATTAACCAATTTAGTTGTATTGAGATAAGTATTAAATGATttgtaataaaaacaaaatattttatttaatttatataaaattttattaaaattaattttaaaaatattaaaatgtgagacattctttttttaaataaaaaaatatttgaagcctttttcttaaataaaattttgttttttaggaAGCACCTTTGTTTTAGTGGCCTTACCTTTGCACAGAcgatgaaaaattaattttaaattttaattttaatttaaaattaaatcatttaatattagtGTTATAGTCtcaaaatatcaaattcaaatccCTTTAAAAATAGTCGTAAAATACTCATAAGTATGACAATGATTTAATAGAaaagttttcaatttttatttatttaaatggtttgatatttaaattcaaaaaaataaaaaaataatgaagcGGTAGCAAATGAGTGGGAAGCGTTGAAGTGGGAAGTTGTAAACGTGTTTGTCTCTACACTCAACTCCTGATTCTACGCTGTAATTCAATCTCTTCTTTCTCTCTAAACAAAATCCCTAATCaccaaacaaaaacaataaacgCTGCGTTTTAATTCCACTCACAATCACCACTTCAACTCAGGTGAATTTTTCTTAATACGTTTGGAATGCAAAACAGAATGCAAAAAAGTTTGGATTTTAGAAGGggaatttcatattttattttaatttttgtaatttaacaattaattacctttttttcctttgtttttacTTTTCTGAGTGTGAAAGGTGAGTCATTATTAGTAGCTTGTAATGCCAATGTTGTAAAAATGTATACATTATTTTTAGGGTCAGTAATTGTGTGATGAAGATTATTGTGTTTGTTGATATAATGTGATATATGTTTTTCAATTTGATCTTCAAATGCAGTTGAATTgaatgatatatttaattgatatgCATAGTGTAAAGATATTTTACTTAATCACAGCTCTTAGATCAtacaaaatatttgactttagtTTTTCTTACCTTGAAAGTCAAATGGAAGTTTATGATTGGTTTTACACAGACATTCTATCAAAATTAATCTCTTGAATGATTGCtgtatatattttatgaagtCATAATAGTCAAATTCAAGGTAGGATCTCGGAAAGAGTTGCTTGCGGCAGAACCGAGACGGGGCTTGACGGAGAAATTGGTGGTGTGGTATCTAACTATCTGGTTGCAAACACTCCAACGCTCGTGTCAGTGATTGAATGAGGCGAGTGAGATGTAAGAATGGAAAAGTTTGGTCTAACCATTAGTGGAAGTGTTTGCCTTGTAGACTTATATGtgattaaacttttttttatttttttttcctttttcaaaGAGGCAATGCTGTTCTAAATTATTATCTCCTACTCTAATCTCAACGTTGGAGTAGATAGTTCCATATAGTCTAATGGAGTCTTGTCTTGTTGTTACTATAtgttcaaaatcaaaatgaatgcTTAAATTTGTTAATGTAATGTTTAATAATACTGTAGTAACTtttttcatctttatttttgatattttttttatactattacattCTTTGATATCTAATATTCCAACTCGATGTTTGTTGTTctttatataaaacaaattgaCGCTTAAAACTTCTATTCACATGTGGACTACTTTGAGGAATTTTTTctaatgtaaataaatataatcagtttcattttattttgaatttaattttttttttatgtgagaAATGTTCCACTAGTTTCAATTAAGAGTTTTTCTGaacatttaaatattagttttccCCAATTGTTATCAAAATTGTGATTATGTGGGTACCTTAACTCATGTAACTTCAATAATTTTATCCAAACTGCTCACAACCAACCTTCCAGGGTTTTTTTATACAAGTTTTTTTTCCATGAAATGAGATaggatttattaattaatatatgtaataaGTAATAAGTTTACAAGATTGatgattttaactttttaaactttttgcattccttacaaaataaaaaacttttggCAATTCCTCCAACCTTCCTTTTGGATTCTAGAATTAAGAGATGTATTTCCTATTTGCATAAGCATATATTTTCAATGATATGTTTATTTACATTATGTTCTTCATCAATGCCTTGTGTAGGTAGATAATGCTGGCAATTTCCATCATTGTTGTAAAAGTATAAGCACGAGTAAATTTTTCTATTCCTTTCAAGGGAAATCCATTGAAGTATTCTTACCATTAGCTACGCTACCATGGAAGTTGAAGCAGTGGATGAAGGGGAAAACGATGATAAACCCGCTTCAGAAAATGACAAATTTAAGAAAAACCAGGAACAGATTATGACCGCAAACTCGACTGAAAGACAAGTGAATGATGAAGATGGTGATGCATGTAGGAAACCACAAGTGGGCATGGTGTTTGAATCTGAAGAGGCTGCAAAGTCGTTTTATGAAGCATATGCAAGACATGTAGGATTTAGCCTCCATGTTGGTCAATTCAGTCGTGCTACGCCCGATGGTCCAATTATATCTTGGGAATTTTCTTGTTCGAGGGAAGTATTAAAAAGAAAGAATGTAGTAAGTTGCAATGCAATGCTTAAGATGGAGAGAAAAGATGTGAATTGGACAGTGACGAAATTTGTTGAGGATCACAGCCATTCCCTAGCTTCCTCTAGAAAGGTGCAGTACCTTCGACCGCGTAGGCATTTTGCAGGTGCTACAAGGAATGTTAGAGAGACATCCGATGGCAGTAACGATTCGCTTGTTTCTATGAATGGCAATCATTTAGAATCGAATAGTATAGTTAGGAGTTCCTCTCCAGCAGAAAAAAGTCACTCGACAAGAAACATTGGGTCTTTTGCTTATGTAAGATCATCCCGAAAGAGGACTCTCGGAAAAGACGCTCAAATTCTTCTGAATTATTTTAAGAAGATGCAGGGTGAAAACCCTGGTTTCTATTATGCAATACAACTTGATGATGAAAACTGCATGACCAATGTATTTTGGGCTGATGCAAGGTCAAGAGCAGCTTATAATTATTTTGGTGATGCGGTAACTTTCGACACAATGTATAGGCCAAATCAATACCAAGTCCCATTTGCTCCATTTACAGGAATCAATCATCACGGTCAAATGGTTTTATTTGGTTGTGCATTATTACTAGATGAATCTGAGTCTTCCTTTACATGGCTGTTCAAGACATGGCTATCTGCTATGAATGACCGACCTCCTATTTCTATAACAACAGATCAAGATAGAGCGATACAGGCAGCTGTTGTGCAAGTGTTTCCAGAAACTCGTCACTGTATCTGTAAGTGGCACATTTTGAGAGAAGGTCAAGTAAGACTGGCTCATATTTACCTTGCTCATCCTTCATTCTACGGTGAGTTGTATAGCTGCATAAATTTTTCCGAGACTGTTGAGCATTTTGAGTCAACATGGAAGTCTCTTCTAGATAAATATGATCTCCAGAAAAATGATTGGCTTGAGGCAGTGTATAATGCTCGCAAACAATGGGCCCCTGTTTACTTTCGTGACACATTCTTCGCTGCGTTAGCTTCAAACCATGGGGTCACCTCCTTTTTTGATGGCTATGTAAATCAACAGACAACCTTACCTTTATTCTTTAAGCAGTACGAAAGTTCACTCGAACATTCACTGGAAAAAGAAATCGAAGCAGATTATGAGACCATTTGTACTACACCGTCATTGAAGACTCCATCACCAATGGAACAACAGGCTGCAAATCAGTATACTAAGAAGATTTTTGCAAAATTTCAAGAGGAACTTGTGGAAACTTTTGCTTATACTGCAGATAGAGTTGCAGATGGCGGTGCGGTCAGTAAATACAaggtttcaaaatatgaatatgattACAAGGCATATACAGTCAGTGTTACATCAGATATCACTGGAGTGAAGGCAAATTGCAGTTGTCAGATGTTTGAATACTCGGGCATTCTATGTCGACATATATTGACTGTCTTCACTGTGACAAACGTTCTTACCCTTCCACCACATTTCATTTTGAAACGATGGACAAGGAATGTGAAATACAGTGTTGGAGCAGACGAAATCATACAAGATCCACTTAGCATTGAAAATCTCACTTTTCGTTTTAATAGTTTATGTCGAGAAGCCATTAAGCTTGCAGAAGAAGGGGCAATAGCTGTAGAGACTTATAATGCTGCAATGAATGCCTTAAGAGAGAGTGCTAAAATGGTTAGTGTCATGAAGGAAAATatcgcaaaagtcacacctccGAGCACTCGGGATAATGGAAGCAATCAAGAAGACAATAGCATGAAGAGCCCTTTAT contains:
- the LOC101514638 gene encoding protein FAR1-RELATED SEQUENCE 3-like, translated to MEVEAVDEGENDDKPASENDKFKKNQEQIMTANSTERQVNDEDGDACRKPQVGMVFESEEAAKSFYEAYARHVGFSLHVGQFSRATPDGPIISWEFSCSREVLKRKNVVSCNAMLKMERKDVNWTVTKFVEDHSHSLASSRKVQYLRPRRHFAGATRNVRETSDGSNDSLVSMNGNHLESNSIVRSSSPAEKSHSTRNIGSFAYVRSSRKRTLGKDAQILLNYFKKMQGENPGFYYAIQLDDENCMTNVFWADARSRAAYNYFGDAVTFDTMYRPNQYQVPFAPFTGINHHGQMVLFGCALLLDESESSFTWLFKTWLSAMNDRPPISITTDQDRAIQAAVVQVFPETRHCICKWHILREGQVRLAHIYLAHPSFYGELYSCINFSETVEHFESTWKSLLDKYDLQKNDWLEAVYNARKQWAPVYFRDTFFAALASNHGVTSFFDGYVNQQTTLPLFFKQYESSLEHSLEKEIEADYETICTTPSLKTPSPMEQQAANQYTKKIFAKFQEELVETFAYTADRVADGGAVSKYKVSKYEYDYKAYTVSVTSDITGVKANCSCQMFEYSGILCRHILTVFTVTNVLTLPPHFILKRWTRNVKYSVGADEIIQDPLSIENLTFRFNSLCREAIKLAEEGAIAVETYNAAMNALRESAKMVSVMKENIAKVTPPSTRDNGSNQEDNSMKSPLSISEAIPSLWPWQDSALHHYNLNDIGLPVNDLNHPCIPPVDNFNGPPHNAVVLTCFKSMTWAIETKNSNPSSKVAVINMKLQDYAQSPSGETEVQFRVTKVTLEPMLQSMTYISHQLTAPANRVAVVNLKLQDTKTSTGETQVKFQVSRDMLGSMLSSMAYIREQL